In a genomic window of Xenopus laevis strain J_2021 chromosome 5S, Xenopus_laevis_v10.1, whole genome shotgun sequence:
- the LOC121394287 gene encoding probable G-protein coupled receptor 160, translated as MQEISLPSTQSMPDPDALEGPVFLKPDMDIQLHEPSCILILILTGKIIINIFIFGSRHRKVCTSFLGCFCVSLGVLDFALLVIILVIHYLQDFAVCSMRFTKYHICLFTQIISHAYGILHYPVLLTAGLDYYNTVVKSIHLPRFCLGFLHVILTLLLWTVALSFALYSSVPPPISGPGLSSYQCTFYVSSQTYYLSAAVVCAIVFILVMCCFEAVALIKSMKLISFTNKTVLLFSCGDEWPVQGTICLYTALVLSFLGTWAPFVLRQIILLILCAPIPGYMDMNEAWLYFMNSFLVGLAYVLKYPHIDPTRETFSIDPFISWKYCILPFIDIHYKAEDYLNEQLHPVMIV; from the coding sequence ATGCAAGAAATTAGTCTGCCTTCTACCCAGAGCATGCCAGACCCGGATGCATTAGAGGGGCCTGTGTTCCTGAAGCCCGACATGGACATACAACTGCACGAGCCCAGCTGTATACTGATACTGATCTTAACTGgcaaaatcataataaatatcTTTATCTTTGGGAGCAGACACAGGAAAGTCTGTACAAGCTTCCTAGGATGCTTCTGTGTCTCGTTGGGTGTCTTGGACTTTGCCCTTTTGGTTATCATTTTGGTTATCCATTATTTACAGGATTTTGCTGTTTGTAGCATGAGGTTCACTAAATATCACATCTGCCTGTTTACTCAGATCATATCCCATGCATATGGCATTCTACACTATCCAGTGCTGTTAACAGCAGGGCTAGATTATTACAATACTGTTGTTAAATCCATTCATCTCCCCAGGTTTTGTCTCGGCTTCCTGCATGTTATACTTACCCTGCTCCTATGGACGGTAGCACTATCCTTTGCCCTCTATTCTTCTGTTCCTCCTCCAATCTCAGGCCCTGGACTGTCCTCATACCAGTGCACTTTCTACGTCAGCAGCCAGACTTATTATTTATCAGCCGCAGTGGTGTGTGCCATTGTTTTTATTCTGGTAATGTGTTGCTTTGAAGCGGTGGCTTTAATAAAATCCATGAAGCTCATCTCCTTCACCAACAAGACTGTCCTGTTGTTTTCCTGTGGAGATGAGTGGCCTGTCCAAGGAACCATATGTCTCTATACTGCTCTTGTGTTGTCATTTCTGGGCACTTGGGCTCCATTTGTCCTCCGTCAAATTATTCTCCTCATTTTGTGTGCACCAATCCCAGGCTACATGGACATGAACGAGGCTTGGCTTTATTTTATGAACAGTTTCCTTGTGGGATTGGCCTATGTCCTTAAGTATCCTCACATTGACCCGACCAGAGAGACCTTTTCCATAGACCCTTTCATCAGCTGGAAATATTGCATTCTGCCTTTTATTGACATTCACTACAAAGCAGAAGATTATTTGAATGAGCAGTTACATCCAGTTATGATTGTTTGA